A genomic window from Luteolibacter sp. LG18 includes:
- a CDS encoding MBL fold metallo-hydrolase yields MKEPGPSSKKRSAYSGLLPQKGWPQRNYQFFRHRVVPGMFKKAGGEMLQPVAAPPEDGRVRITWIGHASFFLQFAGHSVMVDPNWAGWHGPVKRQIKPGLKIGDVPEVDLVLVTHAHFDHLHKPSLKTLQARNGIVVPRGSGSLVKKLGFPAVHEVKVWDELCFDTLEIIHTPSHHWGARFLHDTHRDYGGYIVRTGGKSVFHCGDSAYFEGFEEIGRRHSIDVALMPIGAYDAPSGRDVHLNPEEAVRAFADLGAKVIIPMHYGTFPLGNEPLHEPVERLLAEADRLGISDKVLIPEAGVGIEW; encoded by the coding sequence TTGAAGGAACCCGGACCCAGCTCGAAGAAACGCTCCGCCTATTCCGGACTGCTGCCGCAGAAGGGCTGGCCGCAGCGGAACTACCAGTTCTTCCGACATCGCGTCGTCCCCGGCATGTTCAAGAAGGCCGGGGGCGAAATGCTCCAGCCGGTGGCGGCCCCGCCGGAGGACGGCCGGGTCCGCATCACCTGGATCGGCCACGCCTCGTTCTTCCTCCAGTTCGCCGGGCACTCGGTGATGGTCGATCCGAACTGGGCGGGCTGGCACGGGCCGGTGAAGCGCCAAATCAAGCCGGGACTGAAGATCGGCGACGTGCCGGAGGTGGACCTGGTGCTGGTGACCCACGCGCATTTCGACCACCTCCACAAGCCGAGCCTCAAGACGCTCCAGGCGCGCAATGGCATCGTGGTGCCGCGCGGCAGCGGCTCGCTGGTGAAGAAGCTCGGCTTCCCCGCGGTGCACGAGGTGAAGGTGTGGGACGAGCTGTGTTTCGACACGCTGGAGATCATCCACACGCCCAGCCACCACTGGGGCGCGCGGTTCCTGCACGACACCCACCGCGATTACGGCGGCTACATCGTGCGGACCGGCGGCAAGAGCGTGTTCCACTGTGGCGACAGCGCGTATTTCGAGGGCTTCGAGGAGATCGGGCGGCGGCACTCCATCGACGTGGCGCTGATGCCGATCGGCGCCTACGACGCACCCAGCGGCCGCGACGTGCATCTCAATCCGGAGGAGGCCGTGCGGGCCTTCGCCGACCTCGGGGCGAAGGTGATCATCCCGATGCACTACGGGACCTTCCCGCTCGGCAACGAGCCGCTGCACGAACCGGTGGAACGCCTGCTCGCGGAGGCGGACCGGCTGGGCATCAGCGACAAGGTGCTGATCCCAGAAGCGGGCGTGGGGATCGAGTGGTGA
- a CDS encoding alpha/beta hydrolase, translated as MRRFLLKLLKLISCGVLLLLLGLTGCQSSFIYFPRPYPPTRVSHWSKESGNKILDYQTSDGPQQAYLIQRTPRPQHLWIVCGGNGTVALDWSDWLREHGPRDDAWLLVDMPGYGACAGSPSPRSIRRSLRAVVPTAMNSLGWSLPADQGKLRFFGHSLGNAVCLMAAKEYGIRRGVLMSPFTSTMDMTRVVTGVPLGFLLWHRYDNLARLREIEAAGSGKVVILHGAEDEVIPVSMGRTLATAAPNTAQFVEIPGGHHNDLSELAPETLEKALETAREAP; from the coding sequence ATGCGCCGCTTCCTGCTCAAACTCCTGAAGCTCATATCCTGCGGCGTTCTGTTGCTGCTCCTCGGTCTGACCGGCTGCCAGAGCAGCTTCATTTACTTCCCCCGCCCCTACCCACCCACCCGCGTCAGCCACTGGTCGAAGGAATCCGGAAACAAGATCCTCGATTACCAGACCAGCGACGGCCCCCAGCAGGCCTACCTCATCCAGCGCACACCTCGCCCGCAGCACCTGTGGATCGTCTGCGGCGGCAATGGCACCGTGGCGCTCGATTGGTCGGACTGGCTCCGCGAACACGGCCCGCGTGACGACGCCTGGCTGCTGGTGGACATGCCCGGCTACGGGGCCTGCGCCGGGTCGCCCAGCCCGCGATCGATCCGCCGCAGCCTGCGGGCGGTGGTTCCGACCGCAATGAACTCGCTCGGGTGGTCGCTCCCCGCGGACCAGGGGAAGCTCCGCTTCTTCGGCCACAGCCTTGGCAATGCCGTTTGCCTGATGGCCGCGAAGGAATACGGCATCCGCCGCGGCGTGCTGATGTCTCCCTTCACCAGCACCATGGACATGACCCGCGTGGTCACCGGCGTCCCCCTCGGCTTCCTGCTCTGGCACCGCTATGACAATTTGGCGCGCCTCCGCGAGATCGAGGCCGCCGGCTCCGGCAAAGTGGTCATCCTCCATGGGGCGGAGGATGAAGTGATCCCCGTGAGCATGGGCCGCACCCTTGCCACGGCAGCCCCGAACACCGCCCAGTTCGTCGAAATCCCCGGCGGCCATCACAACGATCTCTCCGAACTCGCTCCGGAAACCCTCGAAAAGGCACTGGAAACCGCCCGGGAGGCCCCGTGA
- a CDS encoding GNAT family N-acetyltransferase — MIEVRRVTGLGIEPYLKDLASLRISVFREFPYLYDGSEHYESDYLRSYATSSGGVIVLALDGEKVVGVSTGLPLAEADEAFQTPFREAGIPVEEVFYLGESVLAKEYRGRGIGHRFFDEREAHAEELGYKVTSFCAVERPANHPLCPAAYHSNDVFWTKRGYVKRPELQCRLSWKQVDAEDEVENVLTFRTRG; from the coding sequence ATGATCGAAGTGCGGCGAGTGACGGGGCTGGGCATTGAACCTTACTTGAAGGATCTCGCATCCCTCAGAATCAGCGTGTTCCGTGAGTTTCCCTACCTTTACGATGGCTCGGAACACTACGAATCCGACTACTTGCGCTCTTACGCCACCTCGTCCGGCGGGGTGATCGTGCTGGCCTTGGACGGAGAGAAGGTGGTGGGGGTATCCACCGGGCTGCCACTGGCGGAGGCGGACGAGGCGTTCCAAACGCCCTTCCGGGAGGCAGGCATTCCGGTGGAGGAGGTGTTCTACCTCGGGGAATCGGTGCTGGCGAAGGAGTATCGCGGCCGCGGGATCGGACACCGGTTTTTCGACGAGCGGGAGGCCCACGCCGAGGAGCTCGGATACAAGGTCACGTCGTTCTGCGCGGTGGAACGTCCGGCGAACCATCCGCTGTGCCCGGCGGCCTACCATTCGAACGACGTGTTCTGGACGAAGCGCGGCTACGTGAAACGCCCGGAGCTGCAATGCCGCCTGTCGTGGAAACAGGTCGACGCGGAGGATGAGGTCGAGAACGTGCTGACGTTCCGGACGCGAGGATGA
- a CDS encoding tetratricopeptide repeat protein, producing the protein MAAALYVLALSGGAIAQVTVDPPQPTPRRTFDPSDVYFQGYLTARDAETLEKEGDIIGAHDKLKRAKEMFDAVRLYYPDWKPDMVKDRGAMTNESIAKIEPKANELRLKKQQIVAELEGGTKVSGQLIDPSKGAKPQATADLPKPLDSGKPKDKDKPAPVPNSAPAPLKPLPTAPIRPIQQVDPEESKQVARLEADVARLQKQLREAQAQTQQLQNQAPKDQIDFSRAMSRMRDMEIQRDQAQLELSRAQGELNAMRARLAAAPVESDYKSLETQIGKLDLERDTLNRALTQSRDQLAGEKVKTATLQADLAVLQQKHADLKRDTDRQQKTANDVVKGLMDQKKDLETLLKQRDAEIVVANKKIDTLAKQLGESQAAYAQLQTERDGLLREKEQMSALLKLNESGRIQDLIEQNMTLAKQLREAEERVKKLSEAGNEDKDLYVEALRDLAIAKHQIGRLQGERAEQDKRLKELETRLKSEQDALASGAANSEEVKTLREVIKRQLQAQNRRQQAREELMTAVKQLGEGGGAVKDAADLLGGIDVTLTPEEQKLIADSKADIALSSPHAQSRGKVSANLTQLGDGWSASDSIATKAFEAGRLLAAKEVYVQSVDDNPGNTSALCKLGFIQMKLEDYPSSAEVFQRATEIDGSNPYAHLMLGVSLLKLGDASGAEQALTRAVQLAPDDARGHLFLGSLYLRQGRTAEAESSTRAAMMADPTSPEPYYNLALFCSKSNRKEEGKRMYMKSLEFGALPDVSLEKKLGLN; encoded by the coding sequence TTGGCAGCCGCACTCTATGTGCTCGCGCTGTCGGGTGGAGCCATCGCTCAGGTCACGGTGGACCCACCGCAGCCGACGCCTCGCCGCACTTTCGACCCCTCCGACGTTTATTTCCAAGGCTACCTGACGGCCCGCGACGCCGAGACCCTGGAGAAGGAAGGCGACATCATCGGGGCACACGACAAGCTGAAGCGCGCGAAGGAAATGTTCGATGCCGTGCGCCTCTACTATCCGGACTGGAAGCCGGACATGGTCAAGGACCGCGGCGCGATGACCAATGAGTCCATCGCCAAGATCGAGCCGAAGGCGAACGAACTGCGCCTGAAGAAGCAGCAGATCGTCGCCGAACTTGAAGGCGGCACGAAGGTTTCCGGGCAGCTCATCGATCCCTCCAAGGGCGCGAAACCGCAGGCCACCGCCGATCTGCCGAAGCCGCTCGACAGCGGCAAGCCGAAGGACAAGGACAAGCCCGCGCCGGTCCCCAATTCCGCTCCCGCCCCTCTCAAGCCGCTGCCCACGGCCCCGATCCGGCCCATCCAGCAGGTGGATCCGGAGGAATCCAAGCAGGTCGCCCGCCTGGAAGCGGACGTCGCCCGCCTCCAGAAGCAACTCCGGGAGGCTCAGGCGCAGACGCAGCAACTCCAGAACCAAGCTCCCAAAGATCAGATCGACTTCTCCCGCGCCATGTCGCGGATGCGGGACATGGAGATCCAGCGTGATCAGGCCCAATTGGAACTCAGCCGCGCCCAAGGCGAACTCAATGCCATGCGCGCCCGCCTCGCCGCGGCACCGGTGGAAAGCGATTACAAATCGCTCGAAACCCAGATCGGCAAGCTCGACCTCGAGCGCGATACTCTCAACCGCGCCCTCACCCAGAGCCGTGACCAGCTCGCGGGTGAAAAGGTGAAGACAGCCACCCTGCAGGCCGATCTCGCCGTCCTCCAGCAGAAGCATGCCGACCTCAAACGGGACACCGACCGACAGCAAAAGACCGCCAATGATGTGGTCAAGGGGCTGATGGATCAAAAGAAGGATCTTGAGACACTCCTCAAACAGCGCGATGCCGAAATCGTCGTCGCCAACAAGAAGATCGACACCCTTGCCAAGCAACTCGGCGAAAGCCAGGCGGCCTACGCCCAGCTCCAGACCGAGCGCGATGGCCTGCTGCGTGAGAAGGAGCAGATGTCCGCGCTGCTGAAACTCAATGAATCCGGACGCATTCAGGATCTCATCGAGCAGAACATGACGCTTGCCAAGCAGCTCCGCGAGGCCGAGGAGCGGGTCAAGAAGCTCTCCGAAGCTGGCAACGAGGACAAGGACCTCTACGTCGAGGCCCTGCGCGACCTCGCCATCGCCAAGCACCAGATCGGCCGCCTCCAAGGTGAACGCGCTGAACAGGACAAACGTCTCAAGGAACTCGAAACCCGTCTCAAATCCGAACAAGACGCCCTCGCCTCCGGTGCTGCGAACAGTGAGGAGGTCAAGACCCTCCGCGAGGTCATCAAACGGCAGCTCCAGGCCCAGAACCGCCGCCAGCAAGCGCGCGAGGAACTGATGACCGCCGTGAAGCAGCTCGGCGAAGGCGGCGGAGCCGTCAAGGACGCGGCGGATCTCCTCGGCGGCATCGACGTCACCCTCACCCCGGAGGAGCAGAAGCTCATCGCCGATTCCAAGGCGGACATCGCGCTCAGTTCCCCCCATGCCCAGAGCCGCGGCAAGGTTTCCGCAAACCTCACGCAACTCGGAGACGGTTGGAGCGCCAGCGACAGCATCGCCACCAAGGCCTTCGAGGCCGGCCGCCTGCTCGCGGCGAAGGAGGTTTACGTCCAGTCCGTGGATGACAATCCCGGCAACACCAGCGCGCTCTGCAAGCTGGGCTTCATCCAAATGAAGCTGGAGGACTATCCCTCCTCCGCCGAGGTCTTCCAGCGCGCCACCGAGATCGACGGTTCGAACCCCTACGCCCATCTCATGCTGGGGGTCTCGCTGCTCAAACTGGGCGATGCCTCCGGTGCCGAGCAGGCCCTCACTCGTGCCGTGCAGCTCGCTCCGGACGATGCCCGCGGCCACCTCTTCCTCGGGTCGCTCTACCTCCGCCAAGGCCGCACCGCTGAAGCCGAATCCTCGACCCGCGCGGCGATGATGGCGGATCCCACCTCTCCGGAGCCCTACTACAACCTCGCGCTCTTTTGCTCGAAGAGCAATCGCAAGGAGGAAGGCAAGCGGATGTATATGAAGTCCCTCGAGTTCGGTGCCCTGCCGGATGTTTCCCTCGAAAAGAAACTCGGCCTGAACTAA
- a CDS encoding DoxX family protein — MPPNRPLPILALVLRVLLGVWFVYSGGEKVFGTGLTEFTRAVANYRIVHAPWDAVVAYTLPWFEIVAGLCLVLGVLRQGALLLVAGMTAVFAFGVGHAWREGLNIACGCRGSDAPMNYGAKFAEFGAYFAVIGLVWWQERKGRVSL; from the coding sequence ATGCCGCCGAACCGCCCCCTGCCGATCCTTGCCCTGGTGCTGCGTGTGTTGCTGGGCGTGTGGTTCGTTTATTCCGGCGGGGAGAAGGTGTTCGGCACCGGACTCACCGAGTTCACGCGGGCGGTGGCGAACTACCGGATCGTGCACGCGCCGTGGGATGCCGTGGTGGCCTACACGCTGCCGTGGTTCGAGATCGTGGCCGGTCTGTGCCTGGTGCTGGGTGTGCTGCGGCAGGGCGCGCTGCTGCTGGTGGCCGGGATGACGGCGGTGTTCGCCTTCGGGGTGGGCCACGCCTGGCGGGAGGGCCTGAACATCGCGTGCGGCTGCCGGGGATCGGACGCGCCGATGAACTACGGCGCGAAGTTCGCGGAGTTCGGGGCCTATTTCGCGGTGATCGGGCTCGTGTGGTGGCAGGAGCGGAAGGGGCGGGTTTCCTTGTAG
- a CDS encoding prolyl oligopeptidase family serine peptidase: MRLPVVLLLLSLLTACKPSRPAAKESLLEARGDFVTHLTRRTSDGEAVEHPPEGVFKLVHYTSPAGELAAYLTPPTGDGAKHPAIIWLFGGFSNGIGDTAWQPAPAANDQSARAFREAGIVMMYPSLRGGNKNPGFQEGFYGEVNDVLAARDYLSRQPNVDPDRIYLGGHSTGGTLALLVAASSDRFRAVFSFGPADEVVGYGKDLLPFDIKDEKEANFRAPVQWLEAIHNPTYVFEGTEKTSNIASLRILAKASRNPEIRFEPVSGVNHFSILSPVTRLLAKKVIEDSGPATSIKIDAKELEAAVKL, encoded by the coding sequence ATGAGACTCCCCGTCGTCCTGCTCCTGCTGTCGCTCTTGACCGCTTGCAAGCCGTCCCGGCCCGCCGCGAAGGAATCGCTGCTCGAGGCCCGCGGGGACTTCGTGACCCACCTCACCCGCCGCACCAGCGACGGCGAGGCCGTGGAGCATCCGCCCGAGGGGGTGTTCAAGCTGGTTCACTACACCTCACCCGCCGGCGAACTGGCCGCCTACCTCACCCCGCCGACCGGCGATGGCGCGAAGCATCCGGCGATCATCTGGCTGTTCGGTGGCTTTTCCAACGGCATCGGCGACACCGCGTGGCAACCCGCCCCGGCGGCAAACGACCAATCCGCCCGCGCCTTCCGCGAGGCCGGAATCGTGATGATGTATCCCTCGCTGCGCGGCGGAAACAAGAACCCCGGCTTCCAGGAAGGCTTCTACGGCGAGGTCAACGACGTGCTCGCCGCCCGCGACTACCTGTCCCGCCAGCCGAATGTCGACCCCGACCGCATCTACCTCGGCGGCCACAGCACCGGCGGCACCCTGGCGCTGCTGGTTGCCGCCTCCAGCGACCGCTTCCGCGCCGTGTTCTCCTTCGGCCCCGCCGATGAGGTCGTCGGCTATGGCAAGGACCTGCTGCCCTTCGACATCAAGGACGAGAAGGAAGCCAATTTCCGCGCGCCGGTCCAGTGGCTGGAGGCCATCCACAATCCGACCTACGTCTTCGAGGGCACCGAGAAGACCAGCAACATCGCGTCCCTCCGCATCCTCGCGAAGGCCAGCCGCAATCCCGAGATCCGCTTCGAACCGGTCTCCGGAGTGAACCATTTCAGCATCCTCTCCCCGGTCACCCGCCTGCTGGCGAAGAAGGTCATCGAGGACAGCGGCCCCGCGACCTCGATCAAGATCGACGCCAAGGAGCTGGAGGCCGCGGTGAAACTGTGA
- a CDS encoding YdcF family protein, with translation MKRRRWFRFLLFLLLSGVAAVLIGTGILVIAGLRDVPGKADVALVLGSKVELDGTPSRRLQARLDKTVELYRAGSFPEIIVSGGFGKEGYDESVVMRDYLVAQGIPAGCILLDGDGVTTYASAKNTRQIADQHHFQSVHVVTQYFHIPRSRLVLERFGFKEVYSSHAELFEARDVYSSLREFFGYLSYRFRNMES, from the coding sequence ATGAAACGCCGCCGCTGGTTTCGATTCCTGCTGTTCTTGCTCTTGTCTGGAGTGGCTGCCGTGCTGATCGGCACGGGAATCCTCGTGATCGCCGGGCTGCGTGATGTACCGGGAAAGGCGGATGTGGCTCTGGTGCTCGGGAGCAAGGTGGAATTGGACGGAACACCCTCGCGACGGCTCCAGGCGCGCCTGGACAAGACGGTGGAGCTTTACCGGGCGGGCAGTTTTCCTGAGATCATCGTCAGCGGTGGCTTTGGCAAGGAGGGGTATGACGAGTCCGTGGTGATGCGGGATTACCTGGTGGCGCAAGGAATCCCGGCCGGATGCATCCTCCTGGATGGCGATGGGGTGACGACCTACGCGAGCGCGAAAAACACCCGTCAGATCGCCGACCAGCATCATTTCCAGAGCGTGCACGTGGTGACGCAGTATTTCCATATCCCCCGGTCGCGGCTGGTGCTGGAACGCTTCGGATTCAAGGAGGTGTATTCCTCCCACGCGGAGTTGTTCGAGGCGCGGGACGTGTATTCCTCGCTGCGGGAGTTTTTCGGCTACCTCAGCTATCGATTCCGAAACATGGAGTCGTGA
- the pyrF gene encoding orotidine-5'-phosphate decarboxylase, whose product MRYTERLQARIAATGSRLCVGLDPRPGDGGAAEAKEFLRRVIGETWQHAAAFKPNMAYFEALGIAGVQVLEELLAEMPKEVPVILDAKRSDIGETQKYYAQGYFSRWNVDAVTLNPFLGYDSIEPFLDWEGKGIYLLAVTSNPGSADFQRQTLADGRSVFELVTALGDRSVAEGRKTDVGYVVGLTNAAGVLERVPDAPLLVPGLGAQGGDLASLAGAGRTAPDTINVSRGILYAGDDQSFEARAKAWAEKIAAAYAG is encoded by the coding sequence ATGCGCTACACCGAACGCCTCCAAGCCCGCATCGCCGCCACCGGTTCCCGTCTCTGCGTCGGACTCGATCCACGCCCGGGTGATGGTGGAGCCGCGGAGGCGAAGGAGTTCCTGCGCCGCGTGATCGGGGAAACCTGGCAGCACGCCGCCGCCTTCAAGCCGAACATGGCCTACTTCGAAGCCCTCGGCATCGCCGGCGTGCAGGTGTTGGAGGAACTCCTCGCCGAGATGCCGAAGGAGGTGCCGGTGATCCTCGATGCCAAGCGCAGCGACATCGGCGAGACCCAGAAGTATTACGCGCAGGGGTATTTCAGCCGTTGGAATGTCGACGCCGTGACGCTCAATCCCTTCCTCGGCTATGACTCCATCGAGCCGTTCCTGGATTGGGAAGGCAAGGGGATCTACCTGCTGGCGGTGACCTCGAATCCGGGTTCCGCCGATTTCCAGCGCCAGACGCTGGCGGACGGCCGCTCGGTGTTCGAACTGGTGACCGCGCTCGGCGACCGCTCGGTGGCGGAGGGCCGGAAGACCGACGTCGGCTACGTGGTGGGCCTCACCAATGCGGCCGGGGTGCTGGAGCGGGTGCCGGACGCACCGCTGCTGGTGCCCGGTCTGGGTGCACAGGGCGGCGACCTGGCCTCGCTGGCGGGTGCTGGGCGCACCGCTCCGGACACGATCAACGTGTCCCGCGGTATCCTGTATGCCGGTGATGATCAATCGTTTGAGGCGCGGGCCAAGGCGTGGGCGGAGAAGATCGCCGCGGCTTATGCCGGATGA
- a CDS encoding HEAT repeat domain-containing protein, translating to MKLPVVTVACLALGLSAAVGKTTRPKKAPAPAPAPARKQPQEPAAIQGTTFAINGWPVKAALVPDKAEVMVGEPLFLTYQLQNAGRVPLTLRTYAEPTFFGDRPRMISLSIADATGQPVPQPEGPVLVTAPPEFMEQSFLPRDKYTARLLLSEWGAITTPGTYVVTAKRIASLNEKETDWVEGTRHSSASEGVISVEARVRVVAADPKRLAANIDLLANKMLTGKDDDAMPAAQTLAAYDDDRIVAPMIQAMETKEGWLQWTAMQALGRRPAEAAVDALAKKLAVNPHETPAYGPAEEGERLAEEFREDAARVLLTNRHPKAREVLARFRTDANPRIRLIVVRALSRSRTDEDLVLLRVMATGDLDESVRQAAANALK from the coding sequence ATGAAACTTCCCGTCGTCACGGTCGCCTGCCTCGCCCTTGGATTGTCCGCCGCCGTTGGCAAGACCACCCGCCCCAAGAAGGCCCCGGCACCCGCGCCCGCCCCGGCCCGGAAGCAACCGCAGGAACCCGCTGCGATCCAAGGCACCACCTTCGCCATCAATGGGTGGCCGGTGAAAGCCGCGCTCGTCCCGGACAAGGCCGAGGTCATGGTCGGCGAGCCGCTGTTCCTCACCTACCAGCTCCAGAACGCCGGTCGCGTCCCCCTCACCCTCCGCACGTATGCCGAGCCCACCTTCTTCGGTGATCGCCCGCGGATGATATCGCTTTCCATCGCCGATGCCACCGGCCAGCCCGTGCCCCAGCCGGAGGGCCCCGTGCTGGTCACCGCGCCGCCGGAGTTCATGGAGCAGTCGTTCCTGCCGCGGGACAAATACACCGCCCGCCTGCTGCTTTCCGAATGGGGTGCAATCACCACCCCGGGCACCTACGTCGTCACTGCCAAGCGCATCGCCAGCCTCAATGAGAAGGAGACGGATTGGGTGGAAGGCACCCGCCATTCTTCCGCATCCGAGGGCGTCATCAGCGTGGAGGCCCGCGTCCGGGTCGTGGCCGCGGACCCGAAACGCCTCGCCGCGAACATCGACCTGCTCGCGAACAAGATGCTCACCGGCAAGGACGACGATGCCATGCCCGCCGCCCAGACGCTGGCCGCCTACGATGACGACCGCATCGTGGCCCCGATGATCCAGGCGATGGAGACCAAGGAAGGCTGGCTGCAATGGACCGCCATGCAGGCGCTCGGCCGCCGCCCGGCGGAAGCCGCCGTGGACGCGCTGGCGAAGAAGCTCGCGGTCAATCCGCATGAAACCCCGGCCTACGGTCCAGCCGAGGAAGGCGAGCGCCTCGCCGAGGAATTCCGCGAGGACGCCGCCCGCGTCCTGCTCACCAACCGCCATCCGAAGGCCCGCGAGGTGCTCGCCCGTTTCCGCACCGATGCCAATCCGCGCATCCGCCTGATCGTGGTGCGCGCGCTTTCCCGCTCCCGCACCGATGAGGACCTCGTCCTGCTGCGCGTGATGGCCACCGGCGATCTCGATGAAAGCGTGCGCCAGGCCGCGGCCAATGCCTTGAAGTGA
- a CDS encoding FKBP-type peptidyl-prolyl cis-trans isomerase N-terminal domain-containing protein: MIRTLIPGALALGLATAVFAEAPAAADAPAKPAAGKAADKAAPAPADPATVKPDSSYALGFRTGGSFAQEYGRFGIGAADIDTEAFVKGFSAALKGGKPELSEEKLQAAMKALGDLLQKREQDVATKNLEDGKKFLEENGKRQGVITTKSGLQYEVLTKGGDKKYQAPKDGKEDNKEFLVNYKGTLIDGTQFDASPEGETVPMTLQVIDGFKEALTTMPIGSKWKLFIPGALAYGDQRRSVEIAPNQLLIFELELVDIKDAPPAPEGGGLGDLLKGHGQGE, from the coding sequence ATGATCCGCACCCTGATCCCTGGCGCACTGGCTCTCGGCCTCGCCACCGCCGTTTTCGCTGAAGCTCCGGCTGCCGCGGATGCCCCTGCCAAGCCCGCCGCTGGCAAGGCTGCCGACAAGGCCGCTCCCGCCCCTGCCGACCCGGCCACGGTGAAACCGGATTCCTCCTACGCCCTCGGTTTCCGCACCGGCGGCAGCTTCGCACAGGAATACGGCCGATTCGGTATCGGTGCCGCCGATATCGACACCGAAGCCTTCGTGAAGGGCTTCAGCGCCGCGCTCAAGGGCGGCAAGCCCGAGCTCAGCGAGGAGAAGCTCCAGGCCGCCATGAAGGCCTTGGGCGATCTGCTCCAGAAGCGCGAGCAGGACGTCGCCACCAAGAACCTGGAGGACGGCAAGAAGTTCCTCGAGGAGAACGGCAAGCGCCAGGGCGTGATCACCACCAAGAGCGGCCTCCAGTATGAGGTCCTCACCAAGGGCGGCGACAAGAAGTACCAGGCTCCCAAGGACGGCAAGGAAGACAACAAGGAGTTCCTCGTCAACTACAAGGGCACCCTCATCGACGGCACCCAGTTCGACGCATCCCCGGAAGGCGAGACCGTTCCGATGACCCTGCAGGTGATCGATGGCTTCAAGGAAGCCCTCACCACCATGCCGATCGGCTCGAAGTGGAAGCTCTTCATCCCGGGCGCGCTCGCCTACGGCGACCAGCGCCGCAGCGTGGAGATCGCTCCGAACCAGCTCCTCATTTTCGAACTCGAGCTCGTCGACATCAAGGACGCGCCTCCGGCTCCGGAAGGTGGCGGCCTCGGCGATCTCCTCAAGGGCCACGGCCAGGGCGAGTGA
- a CDS encoding M20 family metallopeptidase, whose protein sequence is MPVDVVSLLQELVRISSVNPDNSPGTDLTGEADMANFLADWLKGIGAHVTLETIQPGRPNLIARFAPLDGRPRILFGPHLDTVGVAGMIVDPFGGEIRDGRIWGRGASDTKGPMAAMLWALYESRDQLAEAPVAMDFVAFMGEESGQWGSKDFVKKHGSDYEFAFVGEPTSMQIVNVTKGSLWATLRATGKAAHSSQPERGSNAVMTLARSLDVLDRNLPTKLATFTHPVLGHSTMNVGVIRGGSRPNIVPDLAEAEIDIRITPSLASSGGALQLLKDSISALNLPLEIVKPHENTPMDTAPDHRMIQAMLAVDPKVGLAGAPWFSDAAHLSHGGVPSVCIGPGSIDQAHTIDEFIDIAALEEGAAMFSKLVKSLL, encoded by the coding sequence ATGCCCGTGGACGTCGTCAGCTTGCTTCAGGAACTGGTCCGGATTTCGTCCGTGAACCCGGACAACTCGCCGGGCACCGACCTCACCGGCGAGGCGGACATGGCGAATTTCCTGGCCGATTGGCTCAAGGGCATCGGCGCGCACGTCACCCTTGAAACGATCCAGCCCGGCCGCCCGAACCTGATCGCGCGCTTCGCCCCGCTCGATGGCCGCCCGCGCATCCTCTTCGGCCCGCACCTCGATACCGTCGGCGTCGCCGGCATGATCGTCGATCCCTTCGGCGGCGAGATCCGCGATGGCCGCATCTGGGGTCGCGGCGCCTCCGACACCAAAGGCCCGATGGCGGCGATGCTGTGGGCGCTCTATGAATCCCGCGACCAGCTTGCGGAAGCTCCGGTGGCGATGGATTTCGTCGCCTTCATGGGCGAGGAATCCGGCCAATGGGGTTCCAAGGATTTCGTGAAAAAGCACGGCAGCGACTATGAGTTCGCGTTCGTGGGCGAGCCGACCTCGATGCAGATCGTGAACGTCACCAAGGGCTCGCTGTGGGCCACCCTCCGCGCCACCGGCAAGGCCGCCCACAGTTCGCAGCCGGAGCGTGGCAGCAATGCCGTCATGACGCTCGCGCGCTCGCTCGACGTCCTCGACCGCAACCTGCCGACGAAGCTCGCCACCTTCACCCATCCCGTGCTCGGCCACAGCACGATGAACGTCGGCGTCATCCGCGGCGGCTCGCGGCCGAACATCGTGCCGGACCTCGCCGAGGCCGAGATCGACATCCGCATCACCCCATCGCTCGCGTCGTCCGGTGGAGCCCTCCAGTTGTTGAAGGACTCGATTTCCGCGCTGAACCTGCCGCTGGAGATCGTGAAACCCCACGAGAACACGCCGATGGACACCGCGCCGGACCATCGCATGATCCAGGCCATGCTCGCGGTCGATCCGAAGGTCGGCCTCGCCGGTGCCCCGTGGTTCTCCGATGCCGCCCACCTCTCCCACGGCGGTGTTCCGAGCGTCTGCATCGGACCCGGCTCGATCGACCAGGCCCACACCATCGACGAGTTCATCGACATCGCCGCCCTCGAGGAAGGCGCGGCCATGTTCAGCAAGCTCGTGAAGAGCCTGCTCTGA